The following are encoded together in the Fodinibius salinus genome:
- a CDS encoding TIGR00341 family protein, producing the protein MTYRMLELTASPETVQKARPIVEEKNVMGVWSDNLEDGCAILRVLVDADKTEALTDTLTGKFADEEGFRIMLFTVQATLPQPEIEEEDEQAEEEESLVGRISREELYADVTSGSELNWVYVAMVVLSTLVAGVGLVRGDVAVIIGAMVIAPLLGPNVSMALAATLGDVELGWRSLKANGAGVVSALAVAFIMGFILHVDPESQQIYNRTIVSLGDITIAMAAGSAGVLAFTRGVPATIVGVMVAVALLPPLVNVGLLYGSGYNTLAVGSIILTLTNFICINLAGILTFLIQGVRPRTWWEAENAKRATKIALGVWFGLLAILAVIIWLWGK; encoded by the coding sequence ATGACTTATCGAATGCTGGAACTCACGGCTTCGCCGGAAACGGTACAAAAGGCCCGTCCCATTGTGGAAGAGAAAAATGTAATGGGCGTATGGTCCGATAATCTTGAGGACGGTTGTGCTATTTTGCGAGTGTTAGTTGATGCTGATAAAACGGAGGCCCTTACAGATACCCTTACCGGAAAATTCGCTGACGAGGAAGGGTTCAGAATTATGCTCTTTACGGTACAGGCAACACTGCCCCAGCCCGAAATTGAGGAAGAAGACGAGCAGGCCGAAGAGGAAGAATCCTTGGTCGGACGCATTAGCCGGGAAGAACTTTATGCCGATGTTACCAGCGGCAGTGAACTAAATTGGGTATACGTAGCTATGGTTGTACTGTCAACTTTGGTTGCCGGGGTGGGGTTGGTCCGCGGTGATGTTGCAGTAATTATTGGGGCCATGGTTATTGCGCCGTTGCTGGGACCTAATGTTTCGATGGCATTGGCGGCAACGCTGGGTGATGTGGAGCTGGGTTGGCGCTCACTAAAGGCAAACGGGGCAGGGGTGGTGTCAGCATTAGCCGTGGCGTTTATTATGGGATTTATTTTGCATGTGGATCCGGAATCACAGCAAATTTACAATCGCACTATTGTAAGCTTAGGGGATATAACCATTGCCATGGCGGCGGGAAGCGCAGGCGTACTGGCTTTTACCCGGGGCGTTCCGGCAACTATTGTGGGTGTGATGGTGGCAGTAGCACTGCTACCCCCGCTGGTGAATGTGGGACTGCTTTATGGCTCGGGATATAATACTCTGGCAGTGGGATCTATTATTTTAACTCTTACAAACTTTATTTGCATCAACTTGGCCGGAATTTTAACCTTTCTTATCCAAGGTGTACGGCCACGCACGTGGTGGGAGGCCGAAAATGCTAAACGGGCCACAAAGATAGCCCTTGGCGTTTGGTTCGGACTGCTCGCTATTTTGGCCGTCATCATTTGGTTGTGGGGAAAGTAA